Proteins found in one Nostoc sp. NIES-3756 genomic segment:
- a CDS encoding DUF1818 family protein, translating into MERLIKSGAGWRIGWNPNATEFKGLVGTDDWAIELTEAELDDFCRLLAKLGNTMQQISAELMDEEKIACEAESDLLWMEVEGYPHEYSLRFILNTGRCAEGKWNPSAVPSLVQAVEMLKVF; encoded by the coding sequence ATGGAACGTCTCATTAAAAGCGGTGCTGGTTGGCGTATTGGCTGGAACCCCAACGCCACAGAATTTAAGGGTTTAGTTGGTACTGATGATTGGGCTATTGAATTAACCGAAGCTGAGTTGGATGATTTTTGTCGCCTCTTAGCCAAGCTAGGCAATACTATGCAGCAAATAAGCGCTGAATTAATGGATGAAGAAAAGATTGCCTGTGAAGCCGAAAGCGATTTATTATGGATGGAGGTAGAAGGTTATCCTCATGAATACAGTCTGCGCTTTATTCTGAATACAGGACGCTGTGCAGAAGGTAAATGGAATCCATCTGCTGTACCTAGTCTTGTGCAAGCCGTGGAAATGCTGAAAGTTTTCTAA
- a CDS encoding Nif11 family protein: MSLQQAHAFYEFLISDEATYEQYLKKCCSRGLMDSCHWDKTKIINFASKLGYKFDEDELEQLWFEAEVSTIDQMSMA; this comes from the coding sequence ATGTCTCTACAACAAGCTCATGCTTTTTATGAATTTTTAATTTCCGACGAAGCTACTTATGAACAATATTTGAAGAAATGCTGTAGTCGAGGTTTAATGGACAGTTGTCATTGGGATAAAACTAAAATTATTAATTTTGCATCTAAACTTGGTTATAAATTTGATGAAGATGAATTAGAGCAATTATGGTTTGAAGCAGAAGTTAGCACTATTGATCAAATGTCAATGGCATAG
- a CDS encoding DNA-directed RNA polymerase subunit omega — protein MLKRSKFETTQTQIMHRAEDLISAASNRYRITVQVANRAKRRRYEEFESAEDAMMKPVLRAIIEMSDELTQPEIIGEL, from the coding sequence ATGCTCAAGCGTTCTAAGTTCGAGACAACCCAAACTCAGATTATGCACCGTGCTGAGGATTTAATTAGTGCAGCTTCAAATCGCTACCGCATTACGGTTCAGGTGGCAAATCGCGCTAAACGTCGGCGTTATGAAGAATTTGAAAGTGCTGAAGATGCCATGATGAAGCCAGTACTTAGGGCAATTATTGAAATGTCTGATGAATTGACACAACCAGAAATCATTGGAGAACTATAA